The proteins below are encoded in one region of Acidobacteriota bacterium:
- the trmFO gene encoding methylenetetrahydrofolate--tRNA-(uracil(54)-C(5))-methyltransferase (FADH(2)-oxidizing) TrmFO: MLVVGGGLAGSEAAWQLAEAGIEVSLAEMRPHRQTPVHRSDRLAELVCSNSLRGDGPANAVGVLKAEMEELGSLIIRAARHSAVPAGGALAVDREAFARMVTDAISDHPKIGVERREIEELPAGPAIIATGPLTSPAFHHALDEALGDDALAFFDAVAPIVAADSLDFSRLFRASRYGKGDGDDYLNSPLDRDAYEQFVNALLAAEKVPFKDFEERDTPYFEGCLPIEVMAERGRDTLRFGPMKPVGLENPATGRRPWAIVQLRQDDLAAEHWNMVGFQTKLTHGEQRRIFRTLPGLEEARFVRLGMIHRNTFINAPRHLDPMLRLKGRPDLRLAGQITGVEGYVESAATGFLAARMLSAELAGVEIGMPPPESAMGGLMRHLTESNPERFQPSNINWGLMAVPLEVSGVRDRRARRLQHAAIAVERCRAWGNSLRQT; the protein is encoded by the coding sequence GTGCTGGTAGTGGGCGGTGGCCTCGCGGGGAGCGAGGCAGCCTGGCAACTCGCTGAGGCGGGCATCGAGGTCAGTTTGGCTGAAATGCGGCCGCATCGTCAAACCCCGGTTCATCGGAGCGATCGGCTCGCGGAACTGGTGTGTTCGAACTCACTTCGCGGCGACGGGCCGGCCAACGCCGTTGGTGTTCTCAAGGCCGAGATGGAGGAGCTCGGGTCGCTGATCATTCGCGCTGCACGTCATTCCGCAGTGCCTGCGGGGGGCGCCCTGGCAGTCGATCGCGAGGCATTCGCGCGGATGGTCACGGATGCGATTTCAGACCATCCGAAGATTGGGGTCGAACGGCGCGAGATCGAGGAACTGCCGGCTGGGCCGGCAATCATCGCAACCGGACCACTGACATCTCCAGCATTTCACCACGCCCTAGACGAAGCGCTTGGAGACGACGCGCTCGCCTTTTTCGACGCGGTGGCACCAATCGTCGCCGCGGACTCTCTTGACTTCAGCCGTCTCTTTCGTGCCTCGCGGTACGGCAAGGGCGATGGCGACGACTACCTCAACAGCCCACTTGACCGCGATGCCTATGAGCAGTTTGTGAACGCTCTGTTGGCGGCGGAGAAGGTTCCATTCAAGGACTTTGAAGAGAGGGACACGCCGTATTTCGAGGGCTGCCTACCGATCGAGGTGATGGCCGAACGGGGCCGCGACACCCTGCGTTTCGGGCCAATGAAGCCGGTCGGTCTAGAGAATCCTGCGACTGGTCGTCGGCCCTGGGCGATTGTTCAGCTTCGCCAGGATGATCTCGCGGCGGAACACTGGAACATGGTCGGCTTTCAGACCAAGCTTACCCACGGAGAGCAGCGGAGGATTTTTCGCACCCTCCCCGGCCTCGAAGAGGCGCGCTTTGTCCGGTTGGGGATGATTCATCGGAACACCTTCATCAACGCGCCGCGGCACCTTGATCCGATGCTCCGCCTGAAAGGCAGACCAGATTTACGCCTCGCTGGTCAAATCACGGGTGTCGAGGGATACGTCGAGTCGGCTGCAACCGGTTTTTTGGCCGCCCGTATGCTGAGCGCCGAGCTCGCCGGCGTCGAAATTGGGATGCCCCCACCGGAATCGGCGATGGGCGGGTTGATGAGGCATCTCACAGAGAGCAACCCGGAGCGATTCCAACCGTCAAATATCAATTGGGGCCTGATGGCTGTTCCGCTGGAGGTGTCGGGCGTACGAGATCGTCGTGCGCGGCGTCTCCAGCATGCGGCGATCGCGGTCGAGCGGTGTCGAG